The following are encoded together in the Daucus carota subsp. sativus chromosome 5, DH1 v3.0, whole genome shotgun sequence genome:
- the LOC108222087 gene encoding GDP-fucose transporter 1 — protein sequence MPALKLEVAKQHYATSSLVIGYALCSSLLSVINKFAITKFNYPGLLTALQYLTSALGVWVLGKFGLLHHDPFVLQTAKKFLPAAIVFYLAIFSNTNLLRHANVDTFIVFRSLTPFLVAVADTAFRRQPCPSKLTFVALLTILGGAVGYVVTDYGFSLRAYSWALVYMVTITTEMVYIKHMVTNFGLNTWGFVYYNNLLSLMMAPLFWIVTGEYADVFTAVGSNSGNLFDPVAFSAVSLSCVFGLLISFFGFAARKAISATAFTVTGVVNKFLTVAINVTIWDKHATPVGLLCLLVTLVGGVMYQQSVTGVSNVQSQPKQVEGKTSGEDEDK from the coding sequence ATGCCTGCTTTAAAACTTGAGGTAGCTAAACAGCATTATGCAACAAGTAGTTTGGTAATTGGGTATGCCCTCTGTTCGAGTTTGCTTTCGGTGATTAACAAGTTTGCTATTACTAAGTTTAACTACCCGGGCCTTTTGACTGCGTTGCAGTACCTGACTTCAGCTTTAGGGGTTTGGGTTTTAGGCAAATTTGGGTTGTTGCATCATGATCCGTTTGTGCTCCAGACTGCGAAGAAGTTTCTGCCTGCTGCAATTGTGTTTTATCTGGCTATTTTCTCGAATACGAATTTGCTTCGTCATGCCAATGTGGATACTTTTATTGTGTTTAGATCATTAACTCCTTTTCTGGTTGCAGTTGCTGATACTGCGTTCAGAAGGCAACCGTGTCCTTCGAAGCTTACATTTGTCGCGTTGCTGACTATTTTGGGTGGTGCTGTTGGGTATGTTGTCACGGATTATGGTTTTAGCCTTAGGGCGTATTCATGGGCATTGGTTTATATGGTTACGATTACGACTGAGATGGTTTACATCAAACACATGGTGACGAATTTTGGATTGAATACTTGGGGTTTTGTGTATTACAATAACTTGTTGTCGTTGATGATGGCTCCTTTGTTTTGGATTGTTACAGGAGAGTATGCGGATGTCTTTACTGCAGTTGGATCGAATTCTGGGAATTTGTTTGATCCTGTTGCATTTTCGGCAGTATCATTGTCTTGTGTTTTTGGGTTGCTTATCAGTTTCTTTGGGTTTGCTGCTAGGAAGGCAATCTCAGCAACAGCATTTACAGTGACTGGTGTCGTTAATAAATTCCTCACGGTTGCAATCAATGTGACGATTTGGGATAAGCATGCTACTCCAGTTGGTTTGCTTTGCCTCCTAGTGACACTTGTAGGAGGTGTTATGTACCAGCAGTCAGTTACTGGAGTTAGTAATGTTCAGTCTCAGCCTAAGCAGGTGGAGGGTAAAACTAGTGGTGAAGACGAGGATAAGTAA
- the LOC108220372 gene encoding uncharacterized protein LOC108220372 isoform X1: MTIADDNSVYVGGLPYGANEDSIRKAFDLYGRVRAVKIVNERGVGGKCYGFVTFTNPRSAEDAIKDMNGRTIDGRVVKVSEVKTRNGRPNLGRDSFRRNPESGADWDRGRDRDKNPDRDRFHDRPRERSVDRNQDKDKGYNRNERSLDRERGYNRSDHSQDRERGYIRTRDIDRTRDQLLKRDKDREHGNVDIEQEHTRNLLLERDRISKSDWHQDRGVEQPKNHNGSGENDKDQMFNYSNGSLDASDQRRRELSSEFIGRDNSQYQVEGELEFSTQRLEELKKEISHMEDSLEEKGEFVEKLKEKSQSLEDSLLMAKKLTSHHQTQLTKLHKCYQHLKECSDRVKSYEEELQALVDSTSIETVHGEDAVVRNKSLPNGNL, from the exons ATGACGATAGCCGACGATAACTCCGTCTACGTCGGCGGACTCCCCTACGGCGCCAACGAAGACTCTATTCGCAAAGCCTTCGATCTCTATGGTCGTGTCCGCGCTGTCAAA ATTGTGAATGAGCGTGGTGTTGGGGGGAAATGTTATGGATTTGTTACTTTTACAAATCCCCGCTCTGCTGAAGATGCCATCAAGGACATGAATGGAAGG ACAATAGATGGCCGGGTAGTAAAAGTGAGTGAAGTGAAGACCAGAAATGGGAGGCCAAATCTTGGCCGTGATAGTTTTAGGCGTAATCCTGAAAGTGGGGCAGATTGGGACAGGGGAAGAGATCGAGATAAAAATCCTGACAGAGATCGGTTTCATGATCGACCCAGAGAACGTTCTGTAGATCGTAATCAAGATAAGGATAAGGGATATAATCGTAATGAGCGTAGCCTAGATAGGGAGAGGGGGTATAATCGTAGTGACCATAGCCAAGATAGGGAAAGGGGCTATATCCGTACACGTGACATTGATCGGACAAGGGACCAATTATTGAAAAGAGATAAGGATCGTGAACATGGAAATGTAGACATTGAACAAGAACATACAAGGAACCTTTTACTTGAACGGGATAGAATTTCGAAGTCAGATTGGCATCAAGATAGAGGAGTGGAGCAACCCAAAAATCACAACGGAAGTGGAGAGAACGACAAGGATCAGATGTTTAATTATTCGAATGG GAGCTTGGATGCTAGTGACCAACGTAGGAGAGAGCTCTCTTCTGAGTTTATAGGCCGCGATAACAGTCAG TATCAGGTCGAAGGAGAACTGGAGTTTTCAACTCAAAGGCTTGAAGAACTTAAAAAAGAG ATCTCTCACATGGAAGACTCTTTAGAAGAAAAGGGGGAGTTTGTAGAGAAGTTAAAGGAGAAATCACAG AGTTTAGAGGATTCATTATTAATGGCAAAGAAACTTACTTCACATCACCAGACGCAACTGACCAAG CTGCATAAATGCTATCAGCATTTGAAAGAATGTAGCGACAGGGTGAAAAGCTATGAAGAGGAGCTCCAG GCTCTTGTTGATTCAACATCAATAGAGACAGTGCATGGTGAGGATGCAGTTGTTCGAAACAAGTCTTTGCCAAATGGCAATCTTTGA
- the LOC108220372 gene encoding uncharacterized protein LOC108220372 isoform X2, whose translation MTIADDNSVYVGGLPYGANEDSIRKAFDLYGRVRAVKIVNERGVGGKCYGFVTFTNPRSAEDAIKDMNGRTIDGRVVKVSEVKTRNGRPNLGRDSFRRNPESGADWDRGRDRDKNPDRDRFHDRPRERSVDRNQDKDKGYNRNERSLDRERGYNRSDHSQDRERGYIRTRDIDRTRDQLLKRDKDREHGNVDIEQEHTRNLLLERDRISKSDWHQDRGVEQPKNHNGSGENDKDQMFNYSNGSLDASDQRRRELSSEFIGRDNSQVEGELEFSTQRLEELKKEISHMEDSLEEKGEFVEKLKEKSQSLEDSLLMAKKLTSHHQTQLTKLHKCYQHLKECSDRVKSYEEELQALVDSTSIETVHGEDAVVRNKSLPNGNL comes from the exons ATGACGATAGCCGACGATAACTCCGTCTACGTCGGCGGACTCCCCTACGGCGCCAACGAAGACTCTATTCGCAAAGCCTTCGATCTCTATGGTCGTGTCCGCGCTGTCAAA ATTGTGAATGAGCGTGGTGTTGGGGGGAAATGTTATGGATTTGTTACTTTTACAAATCCCCGCTCTGCTGAAGATGCCATCAAGGACATGAATGGAAGG ACAATAGATGGCCGGGTAGTAAAAGTGAGTGAAGTGAAGACCAGAAATGGGAGGCCAAATCTTGGCCGTGATAGTTTTAGGCGTAATCCTGAAAGTGGGGCAGATTGGGACAGGGGAAGAGATCGAGATAAAAATCCTGACAGAGATCGGTTTCATGATCGACCCAGAGAACGTTCTGTAGATCGTAATCAAGATAAGGATAAGGGATATAATCGTAATGAGCGTAGCCTAGATAGGGAGAGGGGGTATAATCGTAGTGACCATAGCCAAGATAGGGAAAGGGGCTATATCCGTACACGTGACATTGATCGGACAAGGGACCAATTATTGAAAAGAGATAAGGATCGTGAACATGGAAATGTAGACATTGAACAAGAACATACAAGGAACCTTTTACTTGAACGGGATAGAATTTCGAAGTCAGATTGGCATCAAGATAGAGGAGTGGAGCAACCCAAAAATCACAACGGAAGTGGAGAGAACGACAAGGATCAGATGTTTAATTATTCGAATGG GAGCTTGGATGCTAGTGACCAACGTAGGAGAGAGCTCTCTTCTGAGTTTATAGGCCGCGATAACAGTCAG GTCGAAGGAGAACTGGAGTTTTCAACTCAAAGGCTTGAAGAACTTAAAAAAGAG ATCTCTCACATGGAAGACTCTTTAGAAGAAAAGGGGGAGTTTGTAGAGAAGTTAAAGGAGAAATCACAG AGTTTAGAGGATTCATTATTAATGGCAAAGAAACTTACTTCACATCACCAGACGCAACTGACCAAG CTGCATAAATGCTATCAGCATTTGAAAGAATGTAGCGACAGGGTGAAAAGCTATGAAGAGGAGCTCCAG GCTCTTGTTGATTCAACATCAATAGAGACAGTGCATGGTGAGGATGCAGTTGTTCGAAACAAGTCTTTGCCAAATGGCAATCTTTGA